The sequence TTGAGCCAGGCCGTGCGGTAAGCGAGCAAACCATAGCACACCGCGTGGGCTTTGGGGAACCCGTAGCCGGCGAACGGTTCGATGAACTGCCAGATGCCGGTGGCGAGCTGCTCGTCGATGCCGCTGGCGACGCAGCCGGCGATGAACTTGGCGCGCTCGACCGGGATCTTCTCTTTGACCTTCTTGCCGATGACCTTTCGCACTTCATCCGCTTGGCCGATAGTGTAGCCGGCCAGGTCGCGACAGGTCTGCATCACCTGTTCCTGATACACCGCCACACCGTAGGTCTCGGCCAGGATGGGCTCGAGCTTGGGATGCAGATACGTGATCCTGCGACGCCCGTGCTTGCCGGCGATGAAGTCGTTGATCCAGTCCATAGGCCCTGGGCGGTACAGCGCTACCATTGCGATGACGTCCTCGATACACGTGGGGCGCAGCTCGGCGATATAGCGGCGCATCCCGGCGCTCTCAAGCTGGAAGATGCCGGTGGTGTGGCCGGATGACAGCAACGCATAGGTCGCCGCGTCGTCCAGTGGGATCTCTTCGATGCGGAACGACGGATCGGTGGTGCGCCTGATCTCTTGGGTGGCACGCTCGATGACCGTGAGCGTGCGCAGGCCGAGGAAGTCCATCTTGAGCAGCCCGGCCTTCTCGACCCAATCCATCGAGTACTGGGTGTTGACGTCGTCATCGCCCAGCTTGACGAGCGGTGCGTATTCGGTGATCGGCCCGGGTGCGATCACGACGCCCGCGGCGTGCGTGGATGCGTGGCGAGCCAGGCCCTCGACGCGCATCGCCGTGTCGAGCAGCTCGTGCGCGCGCGCATCGCGGTGATAGATCGCGTTGAGCTCGGGCACGCTGTCGATCGCCTGGCGGATCGAGACCGGATTGGTCGGCACGTTGGGGATGAGCTTCGCGATTCGGTCGACGTCGGCCAGCGGATGGCTCATCACCCGGCCGACGTCGCGCACCGCGGCGCGGGCGGCCATCGTGCCGAAGGTGACGATCTGCGAGACGCGGTCCGCGCCGTACTTCTGGCGCACGTACTCGATGACTTCGTCGCGACGCTCGAAGCAGAAATCCGTGTCGATGTCGGGCATCGAGATGCGCTCGGGGTTGAGGAAGCGCTCGAAGAAAAGGTTGTAGCGCAGCGGGTCGACGTCCGAGATGCGCAGCGCGTAGGCGACGATGCTCCCCGCCGCGGAGCCCCGTCCCGGACCCACGGGGATGCCCTGCTCGCGGGCATAGCGTATGAAATCCCATACTATAAGGAAGTAGGACGCGTACCCCATGCGGTTGATGATGCCCAACTCGTATTCGAGGCGCTCGAGCTGGCCGGGCGTCGGCGTGCCGTAGCGCTCCTGCAGGCCGGTCATGCATAACCCGTGCAGGTAGCGCGCCTCGTCGTCGATGCTCGCCGGCAGCGGGAACGTGGGCAGCGCGAACGTCTTGGATTCGAGGTCCAGCTCGGCCATGGTGGCGATATCCAACGTCGCGTCGCACGCGTCGGGCGAGTCCGCGAATAGCTCGCGCATCGCTTCGGCCGGCTTGAAGTAGAAATCGTCGCCCTCAAAGCGCATCCGGTCGGTGTCGGCTACCAATTTGCCCGTGCCGATGCACAGCAACACGTCGTGGGCCGGCGCGTCATCGCGCGCGAGGTAGTGAGAGTCATTGGTCGCGACGGCGCGGACACCCGTCTCCTTGGACAGCGCGATCAGCTGCGCGCGCACCTTATCCTCAGCCGCCATGTGGTGATGATGGAGCTCGAGGAAATAGCGCTCGCCGAAGATGGCTCGGTAGTCGCGCACCAGCGCGCGCGCGCCGTCCACATCGTCGTGCAGCAATGCCTGTTGCACGCCACCGCCGAGGCAGCCGGACAGCACGACAAGCCCCTTATGGTGGGCCGCTAACAGGTCGAGGTCCACGCGCGGCTTATAATAGTAGCCTTCGAGGAAGCCGGCCGAGACGAGCTTGAGCAGATTGTCGTAGCCATCGCGATCGACGGCAAGTACGGTGAGGTGTTGTTCGTCGCGCGCGCTGCGGTCGAGCCTGCCCCGCGGGGCGACGTACATCTCGCAACCGATGATCGGCTTGATGCCTTTGGACTTGGCCGCGAAATAGAACTCGAGCGCGCCATAGAGCACGCCATGATCGGTCAGGGCAAGCGCCGGCATGCCCGCATCGGCGGCCGCGCTCACCAGGTCACCGACCCGGCAGGCGCCGTCGAGCAGCGAATACTCGCTATGCACGTGCAGATGGACGAAGCTTTTGCTCATCGGACCCCGGGCAAACACATGTTCGGGTAGCCTATTTCAGCACTCGCGGGGCACGCCCTTGTGGACCAGCTGTGAGCGCGATGTGAACGTCGGACGATTCTTGTGGATATCCGCGTTCATGAGAAACCTCGCAGAGGTCGCACCGTGCCCCCGGATGAAGGCCGCGCTGAACGACCGCGGGGCGCGTTAGCGTACCAGCGGGGTTTGGCTATTGTTCCTTCTGCTTTCATCAAGGGGGTACAAGGTGACGAACCGTTGGGCCATCGGCATCGCCGGCATGATCGTCATGATCTGTCTGGGCACCATATATTCGTGGAGCATCTTCGTCCAGCCGCTGCGCGCAAGCTTCGGCTGGTCCAACACGGCGACGACCTGGATCTTCGCCTGGTCTATCTTCTTCTTAGGACTCGGCGCCGTAGTGGGCGGGCGCTGGCAGGATCGGGTCGGTCCCCGCACCGTCACGCTCACCGGCGTTCTGCTATGGGCGGCCGGCTATCTGCTGGCCGGCCTGGGCGCGAAGCTCGGCCCATGGTGGATGTATCTGACCTACGGCCTGATCGCGGGCTTCGGCAACGGCATGGCCTACATCACGCCCGTCGCGACGGTCACCAAGTGGTTCCCGGACATGCGCGGCGTCGGCAGCGGCATGGTCGTCATGGGCTTTGGCCTCGGGGCCTTCTTCTACAACCAGATCGTGCCGCGCATCGCCTCGTTCGCCGATGCTTCCAAAGCCGCGGCAGCGTTCCTCAAAGCGAA comes from Candidatus Eremiobacteraceae bacterium and encodes:
- the dnaE gene encoding DNA polymerase III subunit alpha, with the translated sequence MSKSFVHLHVHSEYSLLDGACRVGDLVSAAADAGMPALALTDHGVLYGALEFYFAAKSKGIKPIIGCEMYVAPRGRLDRSARDEQHLTVLAVDRDGYDNLLKLVSAGFLEGYYYKPRVDLDLLAAHHKGLVVLSGCLGGGVQQALLHDDVDGARALVRDYRAIFGERYFLELHHHHMAAEDKVRAQLIALSKETGVRAVATNDSHYLARDDAPAHDVLLCIGTGKLVADTDRMRFEGDDFYFKPAEAMRELFADSPDACDATLDIATMAELDLESKTFALPTFPLPASIDDEARYLHGLCMTGLQERYGTPTPGQLERLEYELGIINRMGYASYFLIVWDFIRYAREQGIPVGPGRGSAAGSIVAYALRISDVDPLRYNLFFERFLNPERISMPDIDTDFCFERRDEVIEYVRQKYGADRVSQIVTFGTMAARAAVRDVGRVMSHPLADVDRIAKLIPNVPTNPVSIRQAIDSVPELNAIYHRDARAHELLDTAMRVEGLARHASTHAAGVVIAPGPITEYAPLVKLGDDDVNTQYSMDWVEKAGLLKMDFLGLRTLTVIERATQEIRRTTDPSFRIEEIPLDDAATYALLSSGHTTGIFQLESAGMRRYIAELRPTCIEDVIAMVALYRPGPMDWINDFIAGKHGRRRITYLHPKLEPILAETYGVAVYQEQVMQTCRDLAGYTIGQADEVRKVIGKKVKEKIPVERAKFIAGCVASGIDEQLATGIWQFIEPFAGYGFPKAHAVCYGLLAYRTAWL